CCGGACCCTTACATCGCGCGGGACAAAATCGTCAAATTGAAACCCGATGTAATCACATTGGATATAGAGATGCCGCGCATGGACGGATTGAGCTTTCTACGAAAGCTCATGAAATACTATCCCATTCCCACCGTTATCGTGAGTTCGCTGACTCCAAAGAACAGCGAAATGGCCCTGGAAGCCGTGGAATGCGGCGCGCTGGAAGTTCTGGCAAAACCCGGTGGATCTTATTCTGTGGGCGATATGAGCGTTCAACTGGTGGAAAAGATCCGCGCCGCGGCAAACGCCAAAGTCGTTTCTTTCTGCTCTCATACCGGTTCACCGGTACAAAGGGAAAAAAGAACCCTTTTTAGCGCAGCGCTGAAGCAAACGACAAACAAGGTCATCGCCATGGGGGCCTCCACCGGCGGCACGGAGGCCCTCAAGAGTGTTCTCTCACAGATGCCCCCCAACAGCCCGGGCATCGTTGTAGTCCAACACATGCCTCCACGATTCACAACGGCCTTCGCGAATCGGCTCAATGAATTATGCCAAATCGAAGTGCGGGAGGCAAAAAACGGCGATTCCATCGTTCCGGGATTGGCTCTCATTGCGCCGGGAAACTATCACATGGTGATGAAAAGAAGCGGCGCCCGCTACTATGTGGAAGTCGAGAGCGGCCCCCTGGTATGCCATCAGCGTCCTTCGGTCGATGTTCTCTTTCATTCCGTCGCAAAATATGCAGGGGCGAACGCTTTGGGAGTGATCCTGACGGGAATGGGAAGAGACGGAGCCAAGGGAATGTTGGAGATGCGCAGAGCGGGCGCATTCACGATCGCGCAAGACGAAGCCAGTTGCGTCGTGTTCGGAATGCCGAAGGAAGCCGTTCGAGAAGGAGCGGTGGAAAAGGTCGTTTCCCTGAATGACATTCCGAGCGCCATCATAACGTCCCTCACCTCCCGACAATGACAAACAAATGAATGTAATTTTTCCAGTTGGTTGGAATAAAAGCAGAGGAGTGAACCGTGGCTTATAAAGACATGACCGTTCTGGTTGTTGATGATTTTTCGACCATGCGTCGCATTTTGCGTAACATTCTACGGGACCTTGAGTTCAAGAATATCCTTGAAGCCGAAAATGGCGCCTCAGCTCTCGATATTTTGAATTCCCAGGAGGTTCATCTCGTTGTTTCCGACTGGAACATGCCCAAAATGACGGGCCTGGAGCTCCTAAAAAGTGTGCGGGCGACAGAGAAAATCAAAGATGTGCCGTTCCTGATGGTTACAGCGGAAGCGCAGAAGGAAAATATTGTCGAAGCCGTAAAAGCAAAAGTCAGCAACTACATTGTCAAGCCTTTTACGGCAGCCACTCTCGCTGAAAAGCTGGCAAAAATACTGCCCCCGAATTAGGGATGAACCAGGAGTGCAAGGATAATGAAATCCGAAGATACTGTTTTATCCCTCGATGAAATCCGGGAGCTACTCACAAATGGTGTCATCGCAGCAAGCGACGACCTCATGGGCATGGGGGAGTGTCTCAACCTGCTGGAACATGCGGAACAGGCATGCGATCTTTCGGAATCATCCAGGAGAAAAATACTCAAGCTCAAAGAAATCATCAACCGGCTCATACTCGATGAATCCAGAGATCCGGAGTCAGACTGGGGTACGGTTCAGAATTTGTTGAACGGTCTTTTTTCGAGTACCTCCGATGAAGATTCGCCGATGGATTTCGATCTGGATGATTTGGGAAACCTCGATCGATGCAGAGAGGAAATGATCCTTGAAGGCGATGCCCCTTCAAGCGAAACGGCGGAGACATATGACCCGGAATTGCTCAAGGATTTCATCGAAGAAGCGAAAGAGCATCTGGCATCCATAGAGATCAACATGCTCTCTCTTGAAGCGAACCCGGAAGACGAGGAAGCCATAAACGCCGTATTTCGTCCATTCCACAGCATCAAGGGGGTCGCGGGGTTCCTGAACCTGGGTGAGATTCATCATTTAAGCCACGAAGTCGAGAACCTTCTGGACGCAGCGCGCGCGGGCACCATTGTCGTCACGGAAAACATGATCGACATCGTTTTGAATGCCGTGGATATCCTCAAGGTGCTCCTCCAGGAACTGGAAAAATCTTCTGTCCAGGGAACCGGGATCGGCTCTCTTTCGCAACTGGTAGAGCCCTTCCTGGAAAAAGTGAGAAGCCTCCAATCGCCCGATGTTCAAGAGCAAAAACCCGCCACGAAGAAACTCGGTACGATCTTGGTCGAAAAAGGGCTTGTGGATGAAAAAGTCATACAAGAGGCAGTGAAGGCGAGCAAGTCAAAAGGGACGAAGCTGGGGGAAGAACTCGTTTGCATGGGTGCGGTCGATCCGAGGGACGTCTCCGAGGCTCTCGGCGAACAGCGCAAGATCAATGAAAATACAGCCTCTGTCCGCATAGATACTCAAAAACTGGACAATCTCGTGGACATGGTGGGAGAGCTGGTCATCGCCCAATCCATGGTCCTCCAGAACCCGGATCTGCAGAATATCAAGGATCAGAAACTCCAAAAAGATATCGCGCAATTGGGGCGGATTACCGCCGAACTCCAACGCATCAGTCTTTCCATGCGTATGGTTCCCATAAAGAGCACCTTCCAAAAAATGATTCGTCTTGTCCGGGATGTGTCCAAGAAAGCAGGCAAAAATGTGGTCTTGGAAATGAAAGGGGAGGAAACGGAGATCGACCGGAACATGGTCGAAGAGATTTATGAGCCGCTGGTGCACA
This region of Desulforhabdus amnigena genomic DNA includes:
- a CDS encoding protein-glutamate methylesterase/protein-glutamine glutaminase; its protein translation is MKSIKVLVVDDSAIVRKIFTQELSKHEDIEVVGTAPDPYIARDKIVKLKPDVITLDIEMPRMDGLSFLRKLMKYYPIPTVIVSSLTPKNSEMALEAVECGALEVLAKPGGSYSVGDMSVQLVEKIRAAANAKVVSFCSHTGSPVQREKRTLFSAALKQTTNKVIAMGASTGGTEALKSVLSQMPPNSPGIVVVQHMPPRFTTAFANRLNELCQIEVREAKNGDSIVPGLALIAPGNYHMVMKRSGARYYVEVESGPLVCHQRPSVDVLFHSVAKYAGANALGVILTGMGRDGAKGMLEMRRAGAFTIAQDEASCVVFGMPKEAVREGAVEKVVSLNDIPSAIITSLTSRQ
- a CDS encoding response regulator, giving the protein MTVLVVDDFSTMRRILRNILRDLEFKNILEAENGASALDILNSQEVHLVVSDWNMPKMTGLELLKSVRATEKIKDVPFLMVTAEAQKENIVEAVKAKVSNYIVKPFTAATLAEKLAKILPPN
- a CDS encoding chemotaxis protein CheA, with the translated sequence MKSEDTVLSLDEIRELLTNGVIAASDDLMGMGECLNLLEHAEQACDLSESSRRKILKLKEIINRLILDESRDPESDWGTVQNLLNGLFSSTSDEDSPMDFDLDDLGNLDRCREEMILEGDAPSSETAETYDPELLKDFIEEAKEHLASIEINMLSLEANPEDEEAINAVFRPFHSIKGVAGFLNLGEIHHLSHEVENLLDAARAGTIVVTENMIDIVLNAVDILKVLLQELEKSSVQGTGIGSLSQLVEPFLEKVRSLQSPDVQEQKPATKKLGTILVEKGLVDEKVIQEAVKASKSKGTKLGEELVCMGAVDPRDVSEALGEQRKINENTASVRIDTQKLDNLVDMVGELVIAQSMVLQNPDLQNIKDQKLQKDIAQLGRITAELQRISLSMRMVPIKSTFQKMIRLVRDVSKKAGKNVVLEMKGEETEIDRNMVEEIYEPLVHMIRNSIDHGIESPEERTEADKPAQGTVFLTAEQKGGNILINIQDDGRGLDVKRIHARAVERGIIGANEPLEEREVYDLIFHPGFSTKDQVTEVSGRGVGMDVVKKSVERLRGKIEISSSKGNGTRFNLKLPLTMAIIDGMIVRVGEERFVVPTIALKESLRPAREAYLTVQGKGELIKVREQLMPLIRLHEIFEVEPRYRNPWEGLLLVVNEDNRSYCLQADEIIGRQEVVIKSLGTTLRHLGGISGGAILGDGKVALIVDVKGIVSLYEDKLR